A single genomic interval of Musa acuminata AAA Group cultivar baxijiao chromosome BXJ3-4, Cavendish_Baxijiao_AAA, whole genome shotgun sequence harbors:
- the LOC135636559 gene encoding scarecrow-like protein 8 translates to MASGFPGRELGLGGNGEGNLLKRTLLDMERQQMQHAILLRSGRQRTQAVPSVSMFDPVVGGLSCNSSAAAAPERMGSSLSSVDCSEPGFTARTGLPPPVSATATVNLPAPESRSSGSMRDQLRELERRLLLDDEEEAEASAPSGSAVTHAEWGEAIQRLISPPPPLLPTAVSRLSPSPTDSSSSTVSFASCSPPSSLPSPPPSRQMLLDTATALGEGNLEAVRANLAVLKRAADPRGDPEHRLMAVMIAALLSRLNHPQVGSSHPITDLRSPEHFMATQMLYDLSPCFKLGFVAASSAILEATKEESKIHIVDFEVGQGGQYDALLLALAKRRCPPAVRITAVADPSSPFTNINIGDTRAVGDRIKNLAERAGVRLRFRVVSVRAAELDAASLGCEPGEEALIVNLPFVLSRVPDESVSPDNPRDELLRRVRALRPRLVALAEQEINTNTAAFPARLAEACGHYGALLESLEAAARGSPDRGWAEAGLARRAVNAVAREGAERVERCEVFGKWRARMSMAGFQPVPLGPAVVELVKARVASTCSDPGFTVKEEAGGLALGLGWMGRVLTVASAWR, encoded by the coding sequence atgGCGTCTGGGTTCCCCGGGCGTGAGCTCGGCTTGGGGGGCAACGGAGAAGGAAACCTCTTGAAGCGCACGCTCTTGGACATGGAGAGGCAGCAGATGCAGCACGCGATTTTGCTGCGGTCGGGGAGGCAAAGAACTCAGGCCGTGCCTTCCGTCTCCATGTTCGACCCCGTTGTCGGTGGCCTTAGCTGCAACTCGTCCGCCGCTGCCGCGCCCGAACGCATGGGCTCATCCCTGTCGTCCGTCGATTGTTCCGAGCCTGGGTTCACGGCGAGAACCGGGTTGCCGCCCCCCGTGTCGGCGACCGCGACGGTGAACTTGCCGGCTCCAGAGAGTAGGTCTTCCGGCTCGATGCGGGACCAGCTCCGGGAGCTGGAGCGGCGGCTCCTGCTGGACGACGAGGAGGAGGCCGAGGCCAGCGCGCCTTCGGGCTCCGCCGTCACCCACGCCGAGTGGGGCGAGGCGATCCAGCGGCTcatctcgccgccgccgccgctgctcccgacgGCGGTAAGCCGCCTCTCGCCGTCGCCGACCGACTCGTCTTCCTCCACGGTCTCTTTCGCCTCCTGCTCCCCTCCCTCCTCCTTGCCCTCCCCTCCTCCGTCGAGACAGATGCTTCTTGACACCGCTACCGCACTCGGCGAAGGGAATCTGGAGGCTGTGAGGGCGAATCTCGCTGTGCTCAAGCGTGCGGCTGACCCTCGCGGTGACCCCGAGCATCGCCTCATGGCGGTGATGATTGCGGCGCTTCTCTCTCGCCTCAATCATCCGCAGGTGGGAAGCTCCCACCCGATCACGGACCTTCGCAGCCCGGAGCACTTCATGGCCACCCAGATGCTCTACGATCTGTCGCCCTGCTTCAAGCTCGGATTCGTTGCCGCCAGTTCCGCGATCTTGGAGGCCACGAAGGAGGAGTCCAAGATTCACATCGTCGACTTTGAAGTCGGGCAGGGCGGGCAATACGACGCtctcctcctcgccctcgccaagcgccgctgccctcctGCCGTCAGGATCACCGCCGTCGCTGACCCGTCCTCCCCGTTCACCAACATTAACATTGGCGATACGAGGGCGGTCGGGGACCGGATAAAAAATCTTGCGGAGCGGGCAGGCGTAAGGCTCCGGTTCAGAGTCGTCTCCGTCCGGGCAGCAGAGCTGGACGCAGCGTCGCTCGGGTGCGAGCCCGGGGAGGAGGCCCTGATCGTCAACCTCCCGTTCGTCCTCTCGCGGGTGCCCGACGAGAGCGTCTCCCCGGACAACCCCCGCGACGAGCTCCTCCGGCGCGTGCGCGCCCTCCGGCCTCGCCTGGTGGCGCTCGCAGAGCAGGAAATCAACACCAACACGGCGGCGTTCCCTGCCCGGCTCGCGGAGGCGTGCGGGCACTACGGGGCGCTGCTGGAGTCGTTGGAGGCGGCGGCGCGGGGGAGCCCGGATCGGGGGTGGGCGGAGGCCGGTCTGGCGCGGCGGGCGGTGAACGCGGTGGCGAGGGAGGGGGCGGAGCGGGTGGAGCGGTGCGAGGTGTTCGGTAAGTGGCGAGCGCGGATGAGCATGGCCGGGTTCCAGCCAGTACCGCTGGGGCCGGCCGTCGTCGAACTCGTGAAAGCCCGCGTCGCGTCCACGTGCTCCGACCCGGGTTTCACCGTCAAGGAGGAGGCCGGCGGACTCGCCCTCGGGCTGGGTTGGATGGGCCGAGTGCTCACCGTCGCATCCGCATGGCGTTAA